Below is a genomic region from Carassius carassius chromosome 50, fCarCar2.1, whole genome shotgun sequence.
GGTTACCAGGAGTATGAAATCATGTCATATAAAACCAGAAGTACAACCTCTTAGTATTATCCAGCTAGTTTCTCCGaatgttatttataaaaacaaaaatctctGTATTGtaaatttaagaaataaatgactGCTAAAAAATGGTACCTCAGAAATTATCCTCAAAATATTCAATGCATCTAGAAACTATTCTAAATCTAAATTTCAGCGATTGCAATCCAGCAATAACATGACTTTCAGGCACGATCATGCACATTCATGTACCTTCATATACTTTATTAGGAGCAAGACCCATATCTCTCTGATCAGTCtctttaaaacacattcaaaGTGCCACAATTACCCTTTAAATATCAAAAACAAAAGTGCTATGCATCATTTTAGCTATCTGATTGACTGGTCTTTTAGTTACACTTTTTAATGTCAAGTCTGTGACATGCTGTCTCTGATTGGTGGATTCtgctcatttttttatttattttttaaatgcaaacagaAGTGCGGTTTTATTTGTTGAGGTACGCATCCAGCCAGAGTTCTCCAGATTTTTCCAAAGACCTGAGAGAAGAGTAAAGGAACAGTTAGAGCTGAAACATCTGCCAGGATATgcacacaaaatttaaataagtacaaatccttcataaatgtgaccctggaccacaaaaccaatcttaagtgtcaatttttctaaatttagatttatacataatctgaaagctcaATAAAtgatctttccattgatgtaaagTTTgctaggaggacaatatttggcagagatgcaactatttgaaaatctggaatctgagcgtgaaaaaaaatctaaatactgagaaaatcatctttaaagttgtccagatgaattcttagcaatgcatattactaatcaaaaataagttttgaaatatttacggtagtaaatttactaaatatcttcatggaacatgatcttcgtgaaccatttaaaaatcacaataaagCATAGTCATAATCCGTtcatagtaaatgctgctccacacaaatAGTTATCATTTACATGCAGAGCGTCTCAAACTCCATCTTTGCATCTGCTGTGAGTCTGAGTTGCTTTTAACGTTCATCTGTGAATAATGTGCACATTTCTATTAGAATTATAAGGCAAGTCACTTATAAACCCAAgccaacacaggagaatacaGAATTATCTTTCTAAATATGCTAAATGTTCTtaaaaacttcaaaataaaaaaaagtttaaaacccTCGCTCCAAGTTTGCATGTTTTGATGTCCACGTGTTCTTCAAATATCAAAAggcatttgaattaaatgttaatCAATATTAAACAAGAATTATAATCGCACTGTAAAGTGTAAAAACAAAACTCAGGCCGTTGGGACCTTTTGCAGGCATTTGATATAATACATAATGaacaaattatgattattttgttttattactttatgCATTTAAgcgattttgtaaaaaaaaaaaaatctatatattttcatattttatttgaacCAATTTTGATTGCCTCATTGTGGGTCTATGGGGGTGCCAGTAAGACCCAAACACAAAgtcataaaattacaaaatacatcTGTTAAAACTTTGCATGCACATTCATGTCCCTAAATGAGACATTTTCACcaaatttcatgaaaaaaataaaacggcaTAAACAGCAGTTTGAAAATTAAGTGTTGGCCAAACTGACCCCAACCACGGCAGACTGTTAAATTTGTTGTCAATGTTtcatttaaggaatagttcagagCAAAAGCTTATTTTGAAGGTGAAACCGTGAGATTTTAGGTGTGCATCATACCTGATGATGTCAGCAAAGGCCCCGTACAATGTCTTCTCGTGGTACTTGACTCCGTATTTGTCACACAACGCTCGCACGTGTGGAGCGGCGCGCCAGTAATTGTGCCGAGGCATTGTGGGAAAGAGACTGGAACAAGAAAAAGGCACAGTTGTGAaattccaaagataaactgaagCCATTTTCACACTTTTGTATTTCTTACTGGTGCTCGATCTGAAAGTTGAGGTGTCCGCTGAACCAGTCGTTGAAGGGGGATTGCTCGATGTTACAAGTTGCAACCAACTAAATGACAGAAATGCATAGAATGGGTATGGTAGAATGACTTAAACCCAGTGCGGCTGTGACGGCTCAGAATGTACCTGCATGCTCAGCCAGTCTTGGTGTTTCTCATAGTCGATGTTCATGGGGATGTGGCTCATCTGGGTCACCCACACAAACCAGTGACTCTCCATGAACCTGCGGCCCACAGGAACACCACAATCATGTGACTGTACCCTAACCAGGATCTCACAATTAGATTGTGTTACACTAAAATACAATATCAACTTTAAGTCACCCAAAGGAATTGGTGGTGCGGTAACCATTAGCTATGTTTACATGTAACCTAATATTGTTGATAAATGGATTGACGGCTCAATCAGATTGAAAAGCCTTCTTGCAAACACCTCACTCAATCCGACTGAGCTTGGGGGGGGGGCTTGGTTAAAAGGTGTCTTGGGGTTCGTTTAAACAACTTTCTGAATCTGAAATCAGATTGAATTCATTTCCATTGACAAAAATGAGCAGGGCATGTAAACATACACTAATTGAATGGCTTTGACAGCATCAGAGCACTTCACATGATACTACTGCTCTTATACAAATCAACATATTCTCTCTCAAAAGAAATACTTTAGTCTTTTTTGGGGGGGTATCCGGTGGTAATTCCATGGTAATTTGATATATGGGTAGTTTTTACccaattttacatatttatttaaaacatgaggAAATCTGTAgaacatttaaagaaaatatcATGGAAAATTAGTGGATGGGGAAATCAGTGATGCACCAACATTTTGGCAACCAGAAATATTCAGTTGTGGCTGAAAGAGTTCGGTAGAGACGATAATGTTTAACTAACCCTTCTCTGATGTTGCATTTTGATAATGTCTATTTGGTGCACATGAACACGATAAACCACAACAGGTAAAGATGTCAACTGTGCAAACACTGATTTCTCATTTTTTTGTACATCTTTTATTGTGATTAAATTTTGGTCAGTGCCATTTTCAGTCGATGCACATTTCAACTGCAGACAGATGTCAATAAAACGGCTAGTAAACAACAGGACAGGACTTCAGGAAAGCCATTCATGTCCAAATCTCAATAGTCAGCTATAAAAAAAGTAACACTAACGAGGAGCACTTAGATGAAGACATGCACTACATTACACATGCTTTATCAGTTAGTTAGTTTAAGTCTCCATTAATTTCTGTTGAAATAAATTTGTCATGGAAACTTTTGGTATAGGTgtcaaacaaaattttttttggcTGGCAGTCACAGAGAAACATTGAGCCAGCTTTATGATCTCTTACACACCAGCAGCTGTGAGCAATCAATGCTCCAGCGTTCTGATTGGTGCAGGAGGAGTGGGCGGAGACTAGAGCAATCAGACAATGAGAGAGTAATGAGTGAAGGACACGCCCacaccgctctctctctctggcacaaacacagcagtgtgtaaaaataaaaccgTAGACTTATTTCGTATATTCAAATACCAAGGCATTTCCAAAAATACTTATGTGGTAAATGTCCAAATAACTAGTATATAtggtattattttttataagtagTCGTATTTTGCTTCGCAGCCAATGAGAATGCATTTGGAATAttacattgaaaataaatttattttaagcagAAGTTGTAGATGAAATGATTGTTTTACCTTACGAAATTAAACAGAATCACCGCCCAAAACACTCCGTAGAACTGTGTGTAACACAGGAAGTATCGAACGTAGTAACTTATACACCACGCGAGGTCCTAAAAGAGATATGACGAGAAGAGATAAGATAAGGATGAGAAAGTGCTGTAAAATTACATTCAGCAACAATAACACGGCAAGAGCCACAGTGATCATGGGAACCTACCACCCAAAGACCATGTAAGATCATATTGTGAAAGATCTGGAACTGGAAATAAACCGGAATGAGCAAAGGCGGTCCAACTGAGAAACAACGACAGAAAAAGGTGTTAAACCTCAAGCATGGTTATAACTCGTCATACAGGATGGAGATATTTTGAGTGAAAATCATAATCTGCACATAAACAGACATTTAACACTTATTTTTTAGAAGAAATTTGCAAAAAAGACATGATTAAATGTGCTACATGGGACACTTAATGATAACACAttgtcaaatgtttaatatatggcAAAAAATGTAAGTTTGGTGAATATGTTTAAtatgatattatttatattttacatttttattgaatatatatatatatgatatacatgataggtaaaaattgaaagcctgaatgcactgtaagtcgctttggataaaagtgtcagctaaatgtaatttaatttaatttaatttatatatgtatgtttgtgtatatatattacagtatattttaatgtattacatattttatgtacAGCTCTGTTGGGTCACAgtgaatttaatattattattatatattaatatttttaaataacatttaataatatataaataaaatgccacttatataaaaatatatttatattatattatattatgtaaattcTACATAAatgaaactttctattcataaatggtacatttctattattataaattatatgaaaattaagCGATATTTGTTTAATGGAGGATTAAGCACACAAAACATGCATTCAAAACAAACTGTACAAATCAGAAAACCTTCAGTTTATCAAGAAGATCTTATCTGATTGTTATTCATTTTCATTAGGATcctttatgaaataaattatgaTGTACATTCCAGTAGGAATCTGGTAAAAATCCCTGTAGCCATTAACCGACTTACTGAAGAAGAAGTACTTGTGCTGATGGTTGTAAGGCAGATGCTTGATCTTTTTAATGCCGTACTGTagtaaagacagacagaaagagtcaAATCAGACCCAATCAGGTATTTTCTTCATGCATGCATCATGCGGATAGTGTGTTTGTACCTCCACAGGCTGCACTTTTCCCACCACAAACGCGTTGAGCATGTTGACATCCGGGTCCTTCTTGAAGACGTTGGGTTTAGCGTGATGCTGGAAGTGGCGATGGTTCCACCAGCCCGCAGACGCTCCCTGAGGAACACCGAAACATCAGACACACAAACAGACCAAAACAGGTTTCCAACTGAATCTCGTACAAATTTAGATGTTTTATATGTAGCAACTTTCATGACCATACAAACATCACTCCTCGTGCGAAAGCACATGGTGGACCCAGCTTTGTCGTTAGCATGATGCTAAGCTAACAATGTGAAAAACTGTATCCAAATGCAGAGCAatcagatttgtatttttttggtatTGAGGTAATCATATTCACGTATATTTATCTTTTTGAACATAATATTGTTTACATGTCCAGTTTTGTGTAGAGAAGTTAGAGCATATCTCTGTTGAAAAATACAAGGCACAGTGTGGAATAAATACACGTCGCACAACACCTGCTGTACGCTGACTGATGTTTATACTGTACATCCTGGATGAAGCCGAGCTACTATCACATTACCTACATCTGCTAGGATGACttcgcaaaaaaaacaaaacaaaaaaacagattacaattGCAGACACACTAAAGCCTAAACTGAAACTGTTTGTAAAGGTGGTCCACACAGAACGTGTTTTAGCTTTGTTTTCACTGCGCTGATTTGTAATAGTTGTCTATGTAAACTTGCACTACGTAGATGGATGTCTTTGTATGTCTCCCactgtgtttttaactttttaaattttaaaaacttgTGTCTCGAAACTCAGCCTTCTTGTCCAGGTGCATGCTAGTGTTTGCCTTGACGCGTTTCTGCTTTTTGAGgccattcttaaaaatattcttgtttgccgtaacccgaccgaccctgtcaatttagcaccgactcaattttttttttttttgcttttagtccgaccgacttgccgattgtaaatttgcgttaagaccgaccaattatttttttactcttcaaacaactaatacaaacgcaataaaatactattaattatatttaagtaagtattgtaaatatatagattgccttggcctacatacaaaaatgaaggctatcttctttaaataaaaaaaaaaaccttgacatcatctgtgtttacacggatgtcacactctaaaaatctattgcacgaatcaagcacgaaatcaaccaacacaagtttcgaaaacgaaaataagaaaatgattttaacgaccttttctcggagcgcgtccaggtttttttttttttgttttgtttttttgaacaggcatcacacagcaactgcagcttcggacaaacacgcataacagcaaataatacttctgcacaatgtttctctttttactacagaaatgtgaattcagccggtactCAGTCTCATACAGtgtcgggcttgaatcgcctagggctgtcaaaatagctgaaaaaactaaattcgaattttttacttaaatatgatcaaaattcgaattgtattcgaattttaaatgcataatttcagttagggtgaagaaaagctttttgcttctcttctgaggctcaagatagcgcatcgagcaaaatattactgacaCATatttgtcatcgcatctcgtgcgcgtacacgatgtgaaagatgagaaagcagatactgcgtgtcgagctcgtccgcctttgaaagttgtgtagacacagctgtgcacgCGGCCAGATGGAAGGGAACACGTACCAGGGCTcttaaggcagcttccttaatgcacacctaaaattcatatgcgcattcaaatgtggatttttattttaaattcgacgaatattcgaaaaaatatttttttgatagcctaagaaaatcgcctatgcgatttttttgttgttgttaaaatttaatcgtaaacacagccatgttgaagcctgcagtaaatgttttgcattatggcagtccactctgcttattgtttttcgaaaatgttgcactcctgtttgtcattttgcacgtaacttcacgccaataaatcatcagaaatattggtctttaccaatatattgaatctttacattcctcctgcctgttgtccgtggatttacctatatttggtgttatttggcgtataaaactttagacattaaatattacattttacaatcgattcaatgaacactcatcactcaaatcaaacaggatttttttcacaaaagtgacaacccaagaaagcaaagtaaacgttctctcatttgtaggttgcattgacaagtaaaacagtacctcattttttttctcacctgaaaatcatgcaataaacatgtttttgacaaagatttaaatttgtttgtggtctatatagcctgcatcaaaatgaggtttgcaatgatgcgcccgaaggcacgggttgaagacccagtcaatgacgtcacgatatgctaatttgtttaaattcataccgacgtcatcaccatcacaaaaatgtacttttttttttacgttgaaacttgaagaaaaaaaaatagaccgacctaccaatccttttttttttttttttaattactgttactgcaaaccaaaatatttttaaggatggcctaatacCAGGAAAAGTCGTTATGAACAGATGTAATTGGCTTGTCTTTTCAGTGTCTCTCTTATGAAGTTCATCTCATAAACTGCATCTCAAAATTCTGCCTTCTTTTCCAGGTGGATACTATCATTTGATGTTTCTAGATTTAGCTTTTAAAAAAAGCGAAACGTCATTATAAACAGATGTCTTCATTTCGCGGCTCTTTTACTGTTTTGCACCAACGTTTTGAAACACTGCGTGAAGTCCGATTTTTAAAACAATGGCTCAAaaccccgcattcttttccaggTGGGTACTATTGTTTGAAATTTTGCTTTTTTAACATGGCTATAAATGGATATCTTTGGCTTTATTCGCTACATGTTTAAAATTAACAGATGTCTGGTTTCACGGCCAAggcttagattaagccaggattaggccatagttcaattggGACATTTAAGTAGTTTTATTATCGtgccttagaaaaaaaacttctgatgtgcatcttgagacaaaacaatagaactgatatattttaaaaatcagtCAGTCCAGTTTCCTTTCAGTAAAAACAGCccagacatgcattttagtctaggaatAGGCTTAAGTGTTGTCTGTGAAACTGGGAGATCATTTTTTATAGTGAAGACTGGGCAGGATATGTTGGTACCTTCAGGTGTCCGATGACAAATTTGTGCACTAAGTGATTCCACCGAGAGGTTTTACACACGGACAGATGACCGAAGTCATGCTGCAGCCATCCAGCCTGCGACTAtagacataaaacaaacaaaaaaatgatcaTTCAGTGTATTTTTGCATCAAGAAGAAGTCTCTTTGCAAGAAAACTCCTCGTTGGATTATGGTTACCAGTCCATTATACCTGTTACATGTCCATTATACCTGTGCAGTAGCCATTAAAACAGCAACGATGGCCGTGTTGATCCAGCCGGTTCCAAAGTGCCACACCAGCATCAGGGCGATGACCTCCAGTAGCAGGATGTGACCCAGATGCAGGATGAAAAACAGGGGCTGGGTTTTAAAACACCCCTCAGCCTCCAGACGCTCACGAAGGGCTCGGAAATCCTCCACAAGAGCAGCCTGAGAGAAAACGAAGGTGACATCACAACAAATACAGTCCTCTATGGGCACGTTCACACCGCGAGTGACAATCGCATTTAAATGCAGAAGTGATTCATGACCTGAATTTTTAGGGCATGAATGTAGAGGAGTGAAAGCTGAATTGTGTGACTTGTGTCTTCGGCCAAAGGTTAATTTGAGCGGTTCATTGCCTTTTGTGCTTTAATGTCACACTTACGTAAGCCAACAAGCTGTTATTTGGGTGTTTGGGAAGAGGAATTACATTCTGACTGTCATTCTGTGATGTGAAGATCATGATCCAGAACTCATAAAATACACAGTAGCAGTTTTCTGGAATCGAACCCATTGTGCAGCAGTATTGAATTGAGAACGCCTTTTAAACTGCAATACAATTCCTCAGTTTGAGCTGATGTATGAAATAGATGtcgaatttgaataaaaaaaataatgcaatacattaacatttattcactAAGCAGACACTTGTAGAAATTAGAAAAGCTCATTTCtgccacaaaataataataaaaaattaagtaattacaacttttatctcacaattctgattttttttgttgcaattctcacaattctgagaaaacatcagatgtgtgtacagtatgtgcgcCATAATATGTCATTTAACcgcaaaaaataagaaaaaaaatgcatttttagaaaAGGGAAGTTCATCAGTTGAACTAAGACTGACTGTTTGacaaacttatttaaaaatgttaaaaagctaAAAATGACTTGGCATTTGAAGATGCGATCATTTCCCAGAATCCTTTACCTGATAAGTTTCTTTGAATTGTAATTCGGTAAATTCCCGTCATCCAAATTTGAATTTCAACTCAACTTCCTGTGATCCAATTTCACGCTCATTAACTGAATTCTGAATTTAATGCGTGCATCTTAACCAGAAGGGCGACAGATTCATGGAAATTCAACCAGCTATCATTTTGATTGTCAAATTTGTGACGCTCAGAAAACTCAGAACTGCTGTCTAAATTGGATGCACATTATCtagttttgaaaaacaaaatactatatttactaaaaatattatatttaaaaaaatgtgaaattttagatTTGGCACGCCTTCCTTACTCTAATAAATTCAAAGGACTGGCACCCTTGAATTTTCTcacttcaaatatttatttgtcgTTTTCTAGTAATTCATCATACATATTAATATTCATCATCCAGATATTTTAAGGAAATCCATATTCAATGGACTGATAACATGTTTTATTCATCTATTCTGTGTAGGTTATGTCTCGAAACACTCACGTTTTTCTGGCAGTCTTGACTGGGTTCAGACGCCTCCAGCTCCCCGATTAACAGCGGCTTCATGTATTTCCTCACCAGCTGAAGGTCTGGATGAAACGCAGTAAACGCCTC
It encodes:
- the LOC132133825 gene encoding acyl-CoA 6-desaturase codes for the protein MGGGGQQTDRITGTNGRLGTYTWEEVQKHTKSGDQWIVVERQVYNVSQWVKRHPGGLRIIGHYAGEDATEAFTAFHPDLQLVRKYMKPLLIGELEASEPSQDCQKNAALVEDFRALRERLEAEGCFKTQPLFFILHLGHILLLEVIALMLVWHFGTGWINTAIVAVLMATAQSQAGWLQHDFGHLSVCKTSRWNHLVHKFVIGHLKGASAGWWNHRHFQHHAKPNVFKKDPDVNMLNAFVVGKVQPVEYGIKKIKHLPYNHQHKYFFFIGPPLLIPVYFQFQIFHNMILHGLWVDLAWCISYYVRYFLCYTQFYGVFWAVILFNFVRFMESHWFVWVTQMSHIPMNIDYEKHQDWLSMQLVATCNIEQSPFNDWFSGHLNFQIEHHLFPTMPRHNYWRAAPHVRALCDKYGVKYHEKTLYGAFADIIRSLEKSGELWLDAYLNK